Proteins encoded in a region of the Nicotiana tomentosiformis chromosome 9, ASM39032v3, whole genome shotgun sequence genome:
- the LOC138899052 gene encoding uncharacterized protein produces the protein MLPTIEVEYLIRTGLDHAPLLITCRVQATNFVKPFRFLNFRTKHATFMDVVRLNWEVDFIGDSFLMFKQKIKRVKAALSKWSRETFGDIFKQLAILKDIVTVKEMLFEEEPTTENMIVLQKAQSELKKYLSNEEQYWKQKAGMTWFVEGDKNTSFFHNHVNGKRKKLQLKRIKSGSGVWIEDQEQLATAAVDFYQK, from the coding sequence atgttgccaactattgaagttgagtatctaatcagaactggattagatcatgcaccattgctaATCACATGTAGGGTGCAGGCAACTaattttgtcaagcctttcagATTCTTGAACTTTAGGACAAAGCATGCTACATTTATGGATGTGGTGAGGTTGAATTGGGAAGTTGATTTCATAGGGGATTCATTTTTGATGTTCAAGCAGAAAATCAAGAGGGTGAAGGCAGCACTCTCAAAATGGAGTAGGGAaacatttggtgatatcttcaagcaattggCTATTTTGAAGGACATTGTTACGGTGAAAgagatgttgtttgaagaagagcctacaactgagaatatgattgtgcttcaaaaggctcaatctgaattgaagaaatacttgagtaatgaggagcagtattggaagcaaaaagctgggaTGACTTGGTTTGTTGAAGGAGATAAgaatacaagtttctttcacaatcatgtcaatggcaaaagaaagaaattgcaactgaagaggatcaaaagtGGCAGTGGGGTATGGATTGAAGACCAGGAGCAATTGGCTACAGCTGCAGTGGACTTCTATCAAAAATAG